In one window of Haloimpatiens sp. FM7315 DNA:
- a CDS encoding spore coat protein: MNLNLSQKERMLLEDQKSHEQLCIDKYTNYSNQSKDPQLKQMFLNHANQERDHLNTINQMLSGEVQPVNKENAQGQQNQENQQNQQNNNNNPQGSNSTGLNNQNDTELCEDLLMTEKYVSGAYDTTIFEFKDTTARDVLNHIQKEEQEHGKSIYDYMAAHGMYKVQ, from the coding sequence ATGAATTTAAATCTATCTCAAAAAGAAAGAATGTTATTAGAGGATCAAAAATCTCATGAACAACTATGTATCGATAAGTACACAAATTACTCAAATCAATCAAAAGACCCACAGTTAAAGCAGATGTTTTTAAATCATGCAAATCAAGAAAGGGATCATCTAAATACTATTAATCAGATGCTAAGTGGTGAAGTTCAGCCAGTAAATAAGGAAAATGCTCAAGGACAGCAGAATCAAGAGAATCAGCAAAATCAGCAAAATAACAATAATAATCCTCAAGGGAGTAATTCTACAGGTTTAAACAATCAAAATGATACTGAATTATGTGAGGATCTATTAATGACAGAAAAATACGTATCTGGTGCTTACGACACTACTATCTTTGAATTCAAAGATACAACAGCAAGAGATGTATTAAATCATATACAAAAAGAAGAGCAAGAGCACGGTAAAAGCATATACGACTACATGGCAGCCCATGGAATGTATAAAGTTCAATAA